One window from the genome of Pseudanabaena yagii GIHE-NHR1 encodes:
- the cysT gene encoding sulfate ABC transporter permease subunit CysT — protein MVTTTPLPDRKRQSNPVLKFLGKIPWTWVITFVYLAFLLILPIIAMIVKASQEPFEKFWATATSPIALSSYEVTFVTAFAAAAINGIFGTLIAWVIVRYNFWGKRFVEAVVDLPFALPTAVAGLTLATMYSNKGFIGAYFAPFGIKIAFSRIGVFIAMTFISLPFIVRTVQPVLKELEKEIEEAAWSLGASQFQTFIQVILPPLTPSILTGVALGFSRAVGEYGSTVIIASNTPFKDLITPVLIFQRLEQYDYVGATVIGVVMLAISFASLLAINLLQAWSKRYG, from the coding sequence ATGGTCACGACAACACCTCTGCCTGACAGAAAGCGCCAATCTAATCCTGTTTTAAAATTCCTTGGCAAAATTCCTTGGACATGGGTAATTACTTTTGTCTATCTCGCATTCCTGCTAATTTTGCCAATCATCGCTATGATTGTCAAAGCTTCTCAAGAGCCTTTTGAAAAGTTTTGGGCAACTGCGACATCACCCATTGCCCTCTCTAGTTACGAAGTTACCTTTGTGACTGCCTTTGCTGCTGCCGCGATTAATGGCATATTCGGCACATTGATCGCTTGGGTAATCGTGCGTTACAACTTTTGGGGCAAGCGCTTTGTCGAAGCTGTTGTTGACTTACCCTTCGCACTCCCGACAGCAGTCGCAGGTTTAACCCTAGCCACAATGTATAGTAATAAAGGTTTTATTGGTGCATATTTTGCTCCCTTTGGCATCAAAATTGCCTTTAGTCGCATCGGTGTATTTATAGCGATGACCTTTATCTCATTACCCTTTATTGTCAGAACGGTTCAGCCCGTCCTTAAAGAATTAGAAAAGGAAATCGAAGAAGCCGCATGGTCATTAGGTGCTTCTCAATTCCAAACCTTTATCCAAGTAATTTTGCCACCACTTACACCTTCGATCTTGACAGGGGTTGCCTTGGGTTTTTCCCGTGCTGTTGGTGAGTATGGCTCAACCGTAATCATTGCGTCCAATACTCCTTTTAAGGATTTAATTACACCAGTTTTGATCTTTCAACGCCTAGAACAGTATGACTATGTTGGCGCAACTGTGATCGGCGTGGTAATGCTGGCTATTTCCTTTGCGAGTCTATTGGCGATTAATCTATTACAAGCATGGAGCAAGCGATATGGCTAA
- a CDS encoding photosystem II reaction center X protein yields the protein MTQSLTNFLGSLVAGGVVLGLIFGALYFVSQKDKIVRRG from the coding sequence ATGACACAATCATTAACAAACTTTCTAGGCAGCCTTGTCGCAGGCGGCGTAGTTCTTGGACTCATCTTCGGAGCATTGTATTTCGTTAGCCAAAAGGACAAAATTGTTCGTCGCGGTTAA
- the malQ gene encoding 4-alpha-glucanotransferase has translation MAFQRASGVLLHPTSLPSKFGIGDLGETAYQFIEFLSRSGQKLWQVLPLGPTGYGNSPYMSFSAIAGNPYLISPELLAKQYLLKEEDWEDIPDFDQNRVDFEAVIPYKRKLLEIAYTRFKQGYADQDPQHHHDLYLIQEQFKKFCYEEADWLEDYVLFVALHEENPEILWNQWEPAIAKREPQALQQKREELHEQIEFQRFVQFLFFDQWLKLKQYANMRNIRIIGDIPIYVSHNSADVWANPENFALDPETYEVTQMAGVPPDYFSETGQLWGNPVYNWDYLQETNFAWWIDRFRFLNRYVDIIRIDHFRGFESFWQVPAGEENAIKGEWKLALGDELFTKLKEVMGDLPILAEDLGVITPEVIKLRDDFGFPGMQVLLFAFGGDSGNFHLPHHYRHNSVVYTGTHDNDTAVGWWQRSSNYEKQLFYKYVVGFASGEPINWALIRIAMASVAVIAIVPLQDVLGLDNSARMNVPGTATGNWGWRYSDPDLLNQDLSDRLLDVTQLYSR, from the coding sequence ATGGCTTTTCAACGTGCTAGTGGCGTTTTGCTGCATCCAACCTCATTACCCAGCAAATTTGGGATTGGGGATTTAGGAGAAACGGCTTATCAGTTTATTGAGTTTTTATCCCGTAGTGGTCAGAAGCTTTGGCAAGTCCTGCCCCTTGGACCTACAGGATATGGTAATTCTCCCTACATGAGTTTTAGTGCGATCGCAGGTAATCCCTATCTCATTAGTCCAGAGCTTTTAGCGAAGCAATATTTACTTAAAGAAGAAGATTGGGAAGATATTCCTGATTTTGATCAAAATCGTGTTGATTTTGAAGCGGTGATACCTTACAAACGCAAGTTACTAGAGATTGCCTATACAAGATTCAAACAGGGTTATGCGGATCAAGATCCCCAACATCATCATGATTTGTATTTAATCCAAGAGCAGTTCAAAAAGTTTTGCTACGAAGAAGCCGATTGGCTCGAAGACTATGTGCTGTTTGTTGCATTGCATGAAGAAAATCCCGAAATCCTTTGGAATCAGTGGGAACCTGCGATCGCCAAACGGGAACCCCAAGCATTACAACAAAAACGCGAAGAGTTACATGAGCAAATCGAGTTTCAGAGATTTGTGCAGTTTCTCTTTTTCGATCAATGGTTGAAACTCAAGCAATATGCCAATATGCGAAATATTCGGATTATTGGCGATATTCCCATCTATGTCTCTCATAACAGTGCTGATGTTTGGGCAAATCCTGAAAACTTTGCGCTCGATCCTGAAACCTACGAAGTCACACAGATGGCGGGAGTCCCACCCGACTATTTCAGCGAAACAGGTCAGCTCTGGGGAAATCCTGTCTATAACTGGGATTATCTTCAAGAAACTAATTTTGCTTGGTGGATCGATCGCTTCCGATTTTTAAATCGTTATGTAGATATTATCCGCATCGATCACTTTCGAGGTTTTGAATCATTTTGGCAAGTTCCCGCAGGTGAGGAGAATGCCATCAAAGGTGAGTGGAAGCTTGCCTTGGGAGATGAGCTGTTTACGAAGCTCAAGGAAGTAATGGGTGATCTGCCAATTCTTGCCGAAGATCTTGGGGTAATCACTCCTGAAGTCATCAAATTACGGGATGATTTTGGCTTTCCAGGAATGCAGGTACTACTGTTTGCTTTTGGTGGTGACTCTGGCAATTTTCATTTGCCCCACCACTACAGACACAATAGTGTTGTGTACACTGGGACTCACGATAATGACACCGCAGTGGGTTGGTGGCAGCGTTCCAGCAATTATGAAAAGCAACTGTTTTATAAATATGTAGTTGGTTTTGCCTCAGGAGAGCCAATTAACTGGGCGCTAATCCGCATAGCAATGGCATCAGTAGCTGTAATTGCGATCGTTCCGCTACAGGATGTTCTTGGTTTAGACAATAGTGCGCGGATGAATGTCCCCGGAACTGCCACAGGCAATTGGGGCTGGCGCTATAGCGATCCCGATTTACTCAACCAAGATTTGAGCGATCGCTTGTTGGATGTGACCCAACTCTATAGCCGTTAA
- a CDS encoding hemolysin family protein, which yields MSSLAFEALFIILLIIANGVFSMSELAIVSARKVRLEQWAKEGNAKARAALRLISSPNNFLSTTQIGITLIGILSGALGGTTVAKSLKELLDTIAIIKPYSESLSFSIVVGIITYLSLVVGELVPKRLAMSNAEQIACNVAPPMRFLANIGTPIVYLLSASTEALLSMLGIQANEEAQVTEEEIKVMIAQGAESGMFEEAEQDMVERVFRLGDRPIKALMTPRTEIDWIDIDSPFEETQREVLESGHSRFPVARENLDDCVGIVDIREFLNASIHGVPIDLLKVSSPPLYVAETASALSVLEQFKQSGDRVAMVTDEYGGVEGMVTLTDLLEAIVGDLPSSDRQGDPDAIQREDGSWLIDGMISSDRLKEILEIEDLPYEEERNYHTLGGLMMTYLRHIPMVGEHFTWQRIRFEVVDMDGNRVDKVLINLSPLLPLDEEPKGNLKNR from the coding sequence ATGTCTTCCCTCGCTTTTGAAGCTTTATTCATTATTTTGCTGATTATTGCCAATGGTGTATTTTCGATGTCTGAGCTAGCCATTGTCTCAGCTCGAAAAGTACGCCTAGAACAATGGGCAAAAGAAGGAAATGCTAAAGCTAGAGCTGCTTTAAGGCTAATCAGCTCACCCAACAATTTTTTGTCAACCACCCAAATTGGCATTACTTTAATCGGAATTTTGAGTGGCGCTTTGGGTGGTACAACCGTAGCAAAAAGTTTGAAAGAGTTGTTGGATACGATCGCAATTATCAAGCCCTACAGCGAATCCCTCAGCTTTTCGATTGTTGTTGGAATTATCACTTATTTATCTCTCGTTGTCGGAGAGCTTGTGCCCAAGCGATTGGCGATGAGTAATGCTGAACAGATTGCCTGTAATGTTGCCCCACCGATGCGATTTCTTGCCAATATTGGCACACCGATTGTGTACTTACTTAGCGCCTCTACCGAAGCATTGCTGAGTATGTTAGGAATTCAAGCCAATGAAGAGGCGCAGGTTACTGAAGAAGAAATTAAGGTGATGATTGCTCAGGGTGCAGAGTCGGGGATGTTTGAAGAAGCTGAACAAGACATGGTAGAACGAGTATTTCGTCTAGGCGATCGCCCTATTAAAGCCCTCATGACTCCCCGCACTGAGATTGATTGGATTGACATCGATTCTCCATTTGAAGAAACGCAACGCGAAGTTCTAGAGAGTGGTCATTCAAGATTTCCAGTAGCTAGGGAAAATCTGGATGATTGTGTGGGAATTGTCGATATTCGAGAATTTCTCAACGCCAGTATTCATGGTGTACCTATAGATTTATTAAAAGTTAGTAGTCCTCCCCTATATGTTGCGGAAACTGCCAGTGCTTTGAGCGTATTAGAGCAATTTAAACAATCAGGCGATCGCGTTGCTATGGTGACTGATGAGTATGGTGGTGTCGAGGGAATGGTAACTCTCACTGACCTACTTGAGGCGATCGTTGGTGATTTGCCATCAAGCGATCGCCAAGGTGATCCCGATGCAATTCAGAGAGAAGATGGGTCTTGGCTAATTGATGGGATGATTTCTAGCGATCGGCTCAAAGAGATTCTCGAAATTGAAGATTTACCCTATGAAGAAGAGCGCAATTACCATACGCTGGGGGGATTGATGATGACTTATCTCCGACATATTCCGATGGTTGGTGAGCACTTTACTTGGCAAAGAATCCGTTTTGAAGTAGTTGATATGGATGGAAATCGAGTAGATAAAGTGCTAATTAATTTGTCCCCATTATTACCTCTAGATGAAGAACCTAAGGGTAATTTAAAAAATAGATAA
- a CDS encoding NIL domain-containing protein, whose translation MTIDTRSIIQDIRLRIPEDLHGEPVISQLTSRYGLVVNIVSATLGVNAGSGWFHLSLKGTHAQIQNAIAYLNDLDIEIWEDKHDSNTGL comes from the coding sequence ATGACTATTGATACTCGTTCTATAATTCAAGATATTCGACTTCGGATTCCTGAAGATCTTCATGGTGAGCCTGTAATTTCGCAGTTGACCTCCCGCTATGGATTGGTTGTCAATATCGTATCGGCAACTCTAGGTGTAAATGCTGGTAGTGGATGGTTTCACCTTAGCCTCAAAGGTACTCATGCCCAAATTCAAAATGCGATCGCCTATCTTAACGACCTCGATATTGAGATTTGGGAAGATAAACATGACTCCAATACAGGTTTGTAG
- a CDS encoding sulfate ABC transporter substrate-binding protein, whose product MSLGQHPLKRSQSAVKAIAQLFSNTFKNIFSHKWGRKFVSFFLAGALISVTMAACTATTDTKPTATTPTTGGSPAAQTTPAAGAPKKDVELTLVSFAVTKQAHEKIIPKFVEKWQKEQNQKVTFKQSYGGSGSQTRAVIDGLEADVVHLALSADTFKLEKAGLIESGWEKEYPNDGIVSKSVPAIIVREGNPKNIKTWSDLEKPGVALITADPKTSGVAKWNFLAIWNAALKANNKDEAKSIDTLVKVFTNVPILTKDAREASDAFLKQGQGDVLVNYENEVILATQKGEKVSYVIPDVNLSIDNPIAVVDKNVAKHGTKEVAEAFVKYLYSTEAQTEFAKIGFRPVDEAVAKEKQFTELYPAVKELATINKDFGGWPNADKKFFADGGIFDQVQSKIKR is encoded by the coding sequence ATGAGTTTAGGACAACATCCCTTAAAACGTTCACAATCAGCGGTCAAGGCGATCGCCCAATTATTTAGCAATACATTTAAAAACATATTCAGCCATAAATGGGGACGCAAATTTGTCTCCTTCTTTTTGGCAGGTGCATTGATTAGTGTCACGATGGCAGCTTGCACTGCAACGACTGACACTAAACCCACAGCAACAACCCCAACTACAGGTGGCAGCCCCGCCGCTCAAACCACACCTGCCGCAGGCGCACCTAAAAAAGATGTTGAATTAACCCTTGTGTCTTTTGCTGTTACCAAGCAAGCTCACGAGAAGATCATTCCTAAGTTTGTGGAAAAATGGCAAAAGGAACAAAATCAAAAAGTTACCTTTAAACAGAGCTATGGTGGCTCAGGTTCGCAAACTCGCGCCGTTATTGACGGACTCGAAGCTGATGTTGTCCACCTCGCCCTTAGTGCTGACACTTTCAAACTAGAAAAAGCAGGACTAATTGAGTCAGGTTGGGAAAAAGAATATCCTAATGATGGAATTGTCTCGAAGTCCGTACCAGCAATTATCGTTCGTGAAGGCAATCCCAAAAATATTAAAACTTGGTCTGATCTCGAAAAACCAGGGGTTGCGCTAATCACTGCTGACCCTAAAACTTCAGGTGTTGCTAAATGGAATTTCTTGGCAATCTGGAATGCGGCTCTCAAGGCAAATAATAAGGATGAAGCCAAGAGCATCGATACCTTAGTGAAAGTATTTACCAATGTGCCAATCTTGACTAAAGACGCTAGGGAAGCCAGCGACGCTTTCCTTAAGCAAGGGCAGGGCGATGTCTTGGTTAATTACGAAAACGAAGTAATTCTTGCTACTCAGAAGGGCGAAAAAGTCAGCTATGTAATTCCCGATGTGAACCTCTCCATCGACAATCCGATTGCAGTTGTTGACAAAAACGTTGCTAAGCATGGCACTAAGGAAGTAGCCGAAGCATTTGTAAAGTACCTCTACTCCACTGAAGCACAAACCGAATTTGCCAAGATCGGTTTCCGTCCTGTCGATGAAGCTGTTGCCAAAGAGAAGCAGTTTACTGAACTTTACCCCGCAGTTAAAGAGCTTGCAACCATTAATAAAGATTTTGGTGGTTGGCCAAATGCCGATAAGAAGTTCTTTGCCGATGGTGGAATCTTTGACCAAGTTCAATCCAAAATCAAGCGCTAG
- a CDS encoding phosphate-starvation-inducible PsiE family protein → MRFRQRITNLWRYLAIAAKDDSFLKAISTIENIVSKVLAIALVFVIFIALFDLLKLLTIDLFFTDPKGFFTAPLLKIFGMFLNVLIALELMENVTAYLRQHVVQLELVIITALTAVARKIVIFDSKSDGDLTGLAIAVLSLSISYWIVRSQNQSRKH, encoded by the coding sequence ATGAGATTTAGGCAACGGATTACAAATTTATGGCGTTATCTGGCGATCGCTGCAAAAGATGACAGTTTTTTAAAAGCTATTAGCACTATCGAAAACATTGTCTCTAAGGTGTTAGCGATCGCTCTAGTATTTGTGATCTTCATTGCTCTATTTGATCTACTTAAACTTTTGACGATTGACTTATTCTTCACTGATCCCAAAGGATTCTTTACTGCACCACTTCTAAAGATATTTGGGATGTTCCTCAATGTGCTCATTGCTTTGGAACTGATGGAAAATGTCACAGCTTATCTACGTCAACATGTAGTGCAGCTAGAACTAGTCATAATTACGGCACTGACGGCGGTTGCCCGTAAGATCGTGATTTTTGATAGCAAATCCGATGGAGATTTAACTGGTTTAGCGATCGCCGTTCTATCCCTCTCCATTAGTTACTGGATCGTCCGCAGTCAAAATCAATCGAGGAAGCACTAA
- the cysW gene encoding sulfate ABC transporter permease subunit CysW, protein MANLNSSASKYPQSAPEPTQIKEKKSFAPAILITIAITYLSLVLLIPAANVFYEAFHKGLTPLIDAFKREDLWVAIKLTAGLAAIALPLNTIFGLSAAWAIARNKFPGKALLLSIIDLPFSISPVVAGLMIVLLYGRLGWFGSWLEANDIKIIFAFPGMLMATIFVSMPFIAREVIPVLDEMGTEQEEAARTLGANDWQIFWKVVVPNIRWGLLYGLVLTNARAMGEFGAVSVVSGNIAAKTQSLPLFVEESYKNYENEVAYSAAVLLALLAVVTLVLKEILERKTHNPNERE, encoded by the coding sequence ATGGCTAATTTAAATTCTTCTGCCAGCAAATATCCTCAAAGCGCTCCCGAACCAACCCAGATCAAAGAGAAAAAAAGCTTTGCCCCTGCAATCTTAATTACGATCGCTATTACTTATCTCTCCTTAGTATTACTCATACCCGCCGCCAACGTATTTTATGAAGCCTTTCATAAAGGACTGACTCCATTGATCGATGCGTTTAAGCGGGAGGATTTATGGGTAGCGATTAAGTTAACCGCAGGTCTAGCAGCGATCGCCTTACCGCTAAATACGATCTTTGGCTTGAGTGCGGCTTGGGCGATCGCCCGTAATAAATTCCCTGGTAAAGCCTTATTACTCAGCATCATCGATTTGCCCTTCTCGATCTCGCCCGTAGTTGCAGGTTTAATGATCGTTCTACTCTATGGTCGCCTCGGTTGGTTTGGTTCATGGCTCGAAGCAAATGATATCAAAATTATCTTTGCTTTCCCAGGAATGCTGATGGCTACCATCTTTGTCAGTATGCCCTTCATTGCCCGTGAAGTAATTCCTGTATTAGATGAAATGGGAACCGAGCAGGAAGAAGCCGCCCGTACCCTTGGCGCTAACGACTGGCAAATTTTCTGGAAAGTGGTCGTTCCTAATATCCGTTGGGGGCTGCTCTATGGCTTGGTTTTGACTAACGCTAGAGCCATGGGTGAATTTGGTGCTGTATCTGTTGTATCAGGCAATATTGCTGCCAAAACTCAGAGCTTACCTCTATTTGTAGAAGAGTCATATAAGAACTATGAGAATGAAGTCGCCTATTCGGCGGCGGTATTACTAGCGTTGTTAGCAGTAGTAACTCTAGTTCTCAAGGAAATCTTGGAACGCAAAACCCATAATCCTAATGAACGGGAATAG
- a CDS encoding sulfite exporter TauE/SafE family protein has translation MQSHNPILPSIQLLTLIAAFLVTSIISVITGSTSLITVPVMLQTGIEPRTALATNMMALTFMSIGATLPFLKQKTINLSRLPLLILLTLVGSGLGAALLLFVPSKVLPQLVSVFMIAIVIFSLLNHRAGVISKGHPSKIKKFMGYVATLILGIYGGFFSGGYVTMLTAAYVGLFQMTYVEAIATTKLVNIFSSLFATCLFTLSGIIDYPLGIVLSITMFVGGIIGSKIALKLNNLWLRRIFLVTVIILAIKTMMA, from the coding sequence ATGCAAAGTCATAATCCAATTTTGCCCTCTATCCAATTACTTACCCTCATCGCTGCTTTCCTTGTTACCAGTATTATCAGTGTGATTACAGGTAGTACTTCCCTAATCACCGTACCTGTGATGTTGCAAACAGGAATTGAACCGCGCACCGCTTTAGCCACAAATATGATGGCACTCACATTTATGAGCATTGGTGCAACTTTACCTTTCCTCAAGCAAAAGACGATTAACCTTAGTCGCTTACCCCTATTGATATTACTAACTTTGGTGGGATCAGGATTGGGAGCCGCCTTACTGTTATTCGTGCCATCAAAAGTGCTGCCGCAGTTAGTCTCCGTATTTATGATTGCAATTGTGATTTTCTCCTTGCTCAATCATCGTGCTGGAGTTATATCTAAAGGCCATCCATCTAAAATTAAAAAGTTTATGGGCTATGTGGCAACACTTATCCTTGGCATCTATGGAGGATTTTTTAGTGGTGGCTATGTAACTATGCTTACGGCTGCCTACGTTGGATTATTTCAGATGACCTATGTAGAAGCGATCGCCACAACCAAACTGGTAAATATTTTCTCTTCTTTATTCGCAACTTGCCTCTTTACCCTAAGCGGGATTATTGACTATCCCTTGGGAATTGTCTTGAGTATCACTATGTTTGTTGGTGGAATTATCGGCTCTAAGATTGCCCTCAAGCTCAATAACCTCTGGTTACGCCGAATTTTTTTAGTGACAGTCATCATCCTTGCCATCAAAACCATGATGGCATAA
- a CDS encoding LysR family transcriptional regulator translates to MTYRLSDSQLASHITLHQLQVFEVAARHGSYTRAAEELFLTQPTVSMQIKHLTKAIGMPLFEQVGKRLFLTQAGHELFATCQEIFGRISQFEMSVADMKGLKQGYLKITVVTTAKYVIPRLLGPFCQRYPGVEISLKVTNHSGILERLSENKDDLYILSQVPDEPDVKAHPFLANPLVVLANHDHPLANEKNIPIQKLADQPFITRESGSGTRGYVQKLFDDHKITPKVKMELSSNEAIKQAIAGGLGISILSRHTIALEGASGQIAVLDVEHFPIPCNWYVIHLAGKQLSVVAQAFLEYLQTEGKQIAEETSAW, encoded by the coding sequence ATGACTTACCGCCTATCAGATTCGCAATTAGCAAGCCACATTACGCTACACCAGTTACAGGTTTTTGAAGTAGCGGCTCGACATGGTAGCTATACCCGTGCTGCTGAGGAGCTATTTCTCACCCAACCCACCGTCTCTATGCAAATTAAGCATTTGACAAAAGCAATTGGAATGCCTTTATTTGAGCAAGTTGGAAAAAGACTATTTCTCACTCAGGCGGGGCATGAATTATTTGCCACCTGTCAAGAAATTTTTGGACGCATATCACAATTTGAAATGAGCGTTGCGGATATGAAGGGCTTGAAGCAGGGATATTTAAAAATTACGGTAGTAACAACTGCAAAATATGTGATCCCACGTTTGCTAGGACCATTTTGTCAGCGCTATCCTGGTGTAGAAATATCTCTGAAAGTGACAAATCATAGTGGCATTTTAGAAAGATTGTCTGAGAACAAAGATGATTTATATATTCTCAGCCAAGTTCCCGATGAGCCAGATGTTAAAGCTCATCCATTCCTGGCAAATCCTTTAGTTGTACTTGCCAATCATGATCATCCTTTGGCAAATGAAAAAAATATTCCGATTCAGAAGTTAGCCGATCAGCCTTTTATCACTAGAGAGTCTGGTTCGGGGACAAGAGGATATGTCCAAAAATTGTTTGATGACCATAAAATTACGCCCAAAGTCAAGATGGAACTATCAAGTAATGAGGCAATTAAGCAAGCGATCGCAGGTGGTTTAGGGATTTCTATCCTATCGCGCCACACGATCGCTTTAGAGGGAGCTTCAGGACAGATTGCAGTATTAGATGTTGAGCATTTCCCGATTCCCTGCAATTGGTATGTGATCCACCTTGCGGGCAAACAACTATCAGTCGTTGCCCAAGCTTTTTTGGAATATTTGCAAACTGAAGGCAAACAAATTGCGGAAGAAACATCAGCTTGGTAA
- a CDS encoding late competence development ComFB family protein, translating to MTSLKNALEEIVVVEVQEQLKQLNKASRETINLSEVTAFALNRLPALYASTSRGWLQQRKRAHNELKNQVVSAVQHALLGVKRDPLRKATQIAASKVETPAHVLAKLQQLFSKPSLVWQDVPQAFQETLTLVTHSPEYAGLSIYDRNRIREIKGYLQRKGHYHDHENWHQQNTEIPDPELNSYIISASYSLTNVLEDLVQQEVKNQLVHMANVLPRKVGIDDVSAYVLNRLPPMYATTEQGVAWQTQKAKEQIASQIESTVIQAMMTLSKTPRRLADPLPLLKFEEDCEQAIKELRLIFQRDDITWRNIAILAEYAIAHERQGMTYWRQQWRMLGQIYSEMYLKPGDAELSLNQTPEGEILIIQTHTREAFGWLADNPKNLGISTLRLFPAVAEIELHSSFLDFSVNYTREEMAADGII from the coding sequence ATGACTAGCCTCAAAAATGCCCTTGAGGAAATCGTTGTCGTAGAAGTACAGGAGCAACTAAAGCAACTGAACAAGGCATCACGTGAAACAATTAACCTTAGTGAAGTAACTGCCTTTGCTCTGAATCGTTTGCCAGCGCTATACGCTAGTACTAGCCGAGGTTGGTTGCAACAGCGCAAACGTGCCCACAATGAATTGAAAAATCAAGTTGTAAGTGCTGTTCAACATGCATTATTGGGGGTAAAGCGTGATCCACTCCGAAAAGCTACTCAGATTGCGGCTAGCAAAGTTGAAACCCCTGCCCATGTTTTAGCCAAACTCCAACAACTTTTTAGTAAGCCATCTCTGGTATGGCAAGATGTCCCACAAGCTTTTCAAGAAACGCTAACCTTAGTGACGCACTCCCCAGAATATGCGGGATTGAGCATCTACGATCGCAATCGCATTCGGGAAATCAAAGGTTATTTACAGCGTAAGGGGCATTATCATGACCATGAAAACTGGCATCAGCAAAATACTGAAATACCTGATCCTGAGCTAAATTCCTATATTATTTCTGCTTCTTATTCCCTCACTAATGTTCTCGAAGATTTAGTACAGCAGGAAGTAAAAAATCAATTAGTACATATGGCAAATGTGTTGCCGCGCAAGGTCGGTATTGATGATGTATCTGCCTATGTTCTCAATCGGTTACCACCGATGTATGCCACGACTGAGCAAGGGGTAGCTTGGCAAACCCAAAAGGCAAAAGAGCAAATAGCAAGTCAAATTGAGTCAACGGTGATCCAAGCAATGATGACATTAAGTAAAACGCCTCGTCGTCTTGCCGATCCACTTCCATTGCTCAAGTTTGAAGAGGATTGCGAACAGGCAATTAAAGAGTTACGCCTCATTTTTCAACGGGATGATATTACATGGCGAAATATTGCCATCCTTGCAGAATATGCGATCGCCCATGAGCGACAGGGGATGACCTATTGGCGGCAGCAGTGGCGGATGCTAGGACAAATTTATAGCGAAATGTATTTGAAACCGGGGGATGCGGAATTATCGTTAAATCAAACTCCTGAAGGCGAAATTTTAATCATCCAAACCCATACTCGCGAAGCTTTTGGATGGCTTGCGGATAATCCTAAAAACTTAGGAATTAGTACATTGCGACTTTTTCCTGCGGTTGCTGAAATTGAACTTCATTCGTCTTTCTTAGATTTTTCTGTTAATTACACCCGTGAAGAAATGGCAGCAGATGGAATTATCTGA